In one Triplophysa dalaica isolate WHDGS20190420 chromosome 9, ASM1584641v1, whole genome shotgun sequence genomic region, the following are encoded:
- the LOC130429101 gene encoding uncharacterized protein LOC130429101, translating into MSWRRCVFRCESKSTLFALPKDDTTRNKWLKFIYNTIPLQYNPNILVCAAHFTDDCFLNLGEYKAGCAQRLFLKSKPVLTIPTLQGQSGTSDPKSSTSQQGYRLEQLLTSSRSHDVGSQTDSIETLAAASPKTRSIGTQLSWGTLMERHVRSKDVGTEAAPSFISSSPIKAASFTPRKRACLELDEEEEETVYDNSMNNPDESVVTEESDLWQQTASNVSKYIVFESCLRELFDTCPICKTKCHVHFRRMGTYVSYTQLCPKCSYYRKWESQPVIGSTPVGNLLVSAAICFNGASYFKFKKICNSMQLRIIHYDSFRRHTRNYLEPAIVHKWNVDQNKLFRKLQEGRKVAVAGEMRAVSTGDTAKFGSYTLMHLDSNTILDMQLVHCNKVGGSYHMEKEGLKRCLDHLDSNGLAVEYIITGRHPKIQKFLRECNIVQFYDVWHFEKGLSKKLDKLSQKKGCEILKKWVPSIKNHVYWSAMSSTSGPEKVAKYTSILNHIQNIHIHENPVFPKCVHADKQTIDPRKWFQSGSMPLYKVEKIMNNKRVLKDVENLSHHYQTSSLEAFHSVLLRFAPKNVVFPFIGMLCRLYLAAMHYNENGDREQAVTTPGQAMYKIVFPKSKKGEATAKPQKTAPSYDYETELMKLVFEEVFADPAPFVEKVKQIPFPAPLSSPFERPLKEEVVHPQMSRFSRGAVRSQQTVHPNA; encoded by the exons atgtcgtggagacgctgtgtgtttcgttgtgAAAGCAAATCTACATTGTTTGCCCTTCCAAAGGATGACACAACTAGAAAtaagtggttgaagtttatttacaacactatTCCATTACAGTACAATCCAAATATTCTAGTGTGTGCAGCACATTTTACAGACGATTGCTTCCTGAACCTGGGAGAGTACAAGGCCGGCTGTGCACAAAGgctatttttaaaaagtaagcCAGTTCTAACCATTCCAACTTTGCAAGGACAGTCCGGGACTTCAGACCCAAAGTCT AGTACATCTCAGCAGGGTTACCGTTTAGAACAATTATTAACTTCATCTCGAAGTCATGATGTTGGTTCTCAGACGGACAGTATTGAAACATTGGCTGCAGCGTCTCCAAAGACACGTTCAATTGGCACACAGCTGTCTTGGGGTACCTTGATGGAAAGGCACGTTCGGAGCAAAG ATGTAGGTACTGAAGCTGCTCCCAGTTTCATTTCTTCATCTCCCATCAAAGCCGCTTCTTTCACACCACGCAAAAGGGCTTGTCTTGAGTTggatgaagaagaggaagaaacaGTTTACGACAATTCCATGAATAACCCAGATGAATCAGTTGTTACAGAGGAGTCAGACTTATG GCAGCAGACCGCAAGCAATGTctcaaaatacattgtttttgaaAGCTGCCTCCGAGAGTTATTTGACACATGCCCAATTTGCAAAACAAAGTGCCATGTGCACTTTCGACGAATGGGCACCTATGTGTCATACACCCAGCTTTGCCCAAAGTGCAGTTATTACAGAAAGTGGGAGAGTCAGCCTGTCATTGGAAGTACCCCTGTTGGAAACCTACTGGTGTCCGCAGCTATTTGCTTTAATGGTGCATCCTACTTTAAATTCAAAAAG aTTTGCAACTCCATGCAGCTTCGGATCATACACTATGATTCATTTAGGAGACATACTAGGAACTACCTAGAGCCTGCTATTGTGCACAAGTGGAATGTGGATCAGAACAAACTTTTCAGGAAGTTGCAAGAAGGGAGAAAAGTTGCAGTTGCTGGAGAAATGAGGGCTGTTTCAACAG GGGACACCGCAAAGTTCGGCAGCTACACCTTGATGCACCTGGACAGCAATACTATTCTTGACATGCAGCTTGTTCAT TGCAACAAGGTAGGTGGTAGCTACCACATGGAGAAGGAGGGCTTGAAGCGTTGTCTAGACCATCTGGACTCTAATGGTTTAGCTGTGGAATACATCATAACGGGTCGTCATCCAAAGATCCAGAAGTTTCTTAGAGAGTGCAACATCGTACAGTTCTACGATGTGTGGCACTTCGAAAAAG GTTTGTCTAAAAAGTTGGACAAACTTTCGCAAAAAAAGGGGTGTGAGATATTGAAGAAGTGGGTGCCCAGCATCAAGAATCACGTATATTGGAGTGCTATGTCGTCTACATCTGGTCCAGAGAAGGTGGCAAAATATACTTCGATCCTCAACCACATCCAAAATATACACATTCATGAGAACCCTGTATTCCCAAAATGTGTACACGCAGACAAACAGACTATAGATCCCAGAAAATGGTTCCAATCAG GGTCAATGCCTCTCTACAAAGTAGAAAAGATCATGAACAATAAGCGAGTCCTGAAGGATGTGGAAAACCTCAGTCACCATTACCAGACTTCTTCACTAGAAGCCTTTCACAGTGTGCTCCTGCGTTTTGCCCCTAAGAATGTTGTTTTTCCTTTCATTGGAATGTTGTGCAG GTTGTACCTTGCAGCAATGCACTACAATGAAAATGGAGACCGTGAACAGGCAGTAACAACGCCAGGACAAGCAATGTACAAAATTGTTTTCCCCAAGTCAAAGAAGGGTGAAGCCACTGCAAAGCCACAAAAAACAGCCCCTTCATATG ACTATGAAACTGAGTTGATGAAGCTCGTCTTTGAGGAGGTGTTTGCAGACCCTGCACCATTTGTGGAGAAGGTGAAACAAATCCCCTTTCCTGCACCCCTGTCCTCTCCGTTTGAAAGACCTTTGAAGGAGGAAGTTGTTCACCCGCAAATGTCACGCTTCAGTCGAGGGGCGGTCAGAAGCCAACAAACTGTCCATCCGAATGCGTAG